A region of Pempheris klunzingeri isolate RE-2024b chromosome 15, fPemKlu1.hap1, whole genome shotgun sequence DNA encodes the following proteins:
- the LOC139214727 gene encoding GTPase IMAP family member 7 — MGSRNPPGNVASRELKILLFGPRRTGKSSSGNTLLGRGQVFETRGGAASAAASAITAGCHVTAVDAQGWALSEDFVPQEEKAELVRALSLCGPGGPHVVLLVIPLLDFTEPERRAVERRMEILTPAVWRHTMVLFTGGDWLRGRGRSVEEYIESGGPALHSLMEKCCYRYHVFDNKTAAIRKQEGRKQEVNGGAKKQQATWWKKNDKGAGRKSAGGETDGKREGEQEQVRELLRKVENMLQQNGGWHFSLHMYRELEEQWSRREQKVRARLETETDGGSVRRKQQTAEMKTNMEPEQKQSLETKEEEEEDSLRTKQRNKDQCVERKMNRGEDREEREKEAKTGMMAPCRPNGGQRLPFSTIRRLA, encoded by the exons ATGGGAAGCCGGAACCCACCAGGAAATGTAG CCTCACGTGAACTTAAAATCTTGCTGTTTGGCCCGAGACGGACCGGCAAGAGCTCTTCGGGTAACACCCTGCTCGGCCGGGGGCAGGTTTTTGAAACCAGAGGAGGCGCAGCCAGTGCAGCTGCCAGTGCCATCACCGCTGGATGTCACGTGACTGCTGTGGACGCACAAGGTTGGGCTTTATCTGAGGACTTTGTGCCCCAAGAGGAGAAAGCTGAACTGGTGAGAGCATTGTCTCTCTGTGGACCTGGAGGGCCTCATGTTGTTCTGTTAGTGATCCCTCTGCTGGACTTCACTGAGCCTGAGAGGAGAGcggtggagaggaggatggagatcTTGACCCCTGCAGTCTGGAGACACACGATGGTGCTGTTCACAGGTGGAGACTGGCTGAGGGGGAGGGGGCGCAGCGTGGAGGAGTACATCGAATCGGGAGGCCCCGCGCTGCATTCATTGATGGAGAAGTGCTGCTATCGATACCATGTGTTCGATAACAAGACAGCTGCCATTCGCAAGcaagagggaagaaaacaggAGGTGAATGGAGGTGCGAAGAAACAGCAGGCGACTTGGTGGAAGAAAAATGACAAGGGGGCAGGAAGGAAGAGCGCAGGAGGTGAGACAGATGGGAAAAGGGaaggagagcaggagcaggtgagAGAGCTGCTGAGGAAAGTGGAGAACATGTTGCAGCAGAACGGAGGATGGCACTTCTCCCTGCACATGTACCGAGAGCTGGAGGAGCAATGGAGCCGCAGAGAGCAGAAAGTGAGGGCTCgactggagacagagacagatgggggaagtgtgaggagaaaacaacagacagcagagatgaAGACAAACATGGAGCCAGAGCAGAAGCAGAGTTTagaaacaaaagaggaagaggaggaagatagCTTAAGGACCAAACAAAGGAACAAGGACCAATGTGTGGAAAGGAAGATGAATAGAGGAGAAgatagagaggagagagagaaggaggcgAAAACTGGGATGATGGCTCCATGTCGGCCTAATGGGGGTCAAAGGTTACCCTTTAGTACAATCAGGAGGCTTGCCTAA